A portion of the Bacteroides faecium genome contains these proteins:
- a CDS encoding glycoside hydrolase family 18, whose protein sequence is MKTMKYILAALTVGGMMASCNTDIESLTIQRPLTYDDQYYQNLRDYKASEHEIAFGWFAQYGAQNSAAVRFMGLPDSLDICSMWGGIPATENTEIWEEIRFVQKVKGTKMLCVAITRIDAETDDHAFKQAYNEAKAMPNGEERTAALNRSFEMYAEYFLDQVFLNDLDGFDADYEPEGDFLSGSNFEYFYKHMAKYMGPNPDITREERLQLIEERYGKEIASQEGICDKMLNIDQTSTSMTSLVPYSNYCFLQAYGGGTGAGGWPDEKVVYCCNMGDNWQGDMQSMYNQARYKPANGKRKGGFGAFFIHRDYNVHEYNPEPYYRFRQCIQIQNPAIH, encoded by the coding sequence ATGAAAACAATGAAATACATATTGGCCGCACTGACTGTAGGCGGTATGATGGCCTCATGTAATACAGACATTGAGTCGTTGACTATTCAGCGGCCGCTGACTTACGACGACCAGTACTACCAGAACTTACGCGACTACAAAGCGAGCGAACACGAAATTGCTTTCGGATGGTTTGCACAGTATGGAGCGCAGAACTCTGCCGCTGTACGCTTTATGGGATTGCCCGACAGTCTCGATATTTGCTCTATGTGGGGTGGCATTCCGGCAACAGAAAATACAGAAATATGGGAAGAAATCCGCTTTGTACAGAAAGTGAAAGGAACCAAGATGCTTTGTGTGGCAATCACCCGTATCGATGCGGAAACAGATGACCATGCTTTCAAGCAGGCTTACAATGAAGCGAAGGCAATGCCGAATGGCGAAGAACGTACTGCCGCACTCAATCGTTCTTTTGAAATGTATGCCGAATATTTTCTCGATCAGGTATTTCTGAACGACCTTGATGGTTTTGATGCGGACTATGAGCCGGAAGGTGACTTCTTGAGTGGCTCTAATTTTGAATATTTCTACAAACACATGGCAAAATACATGGGACCGAATCCGGACATTACCAGAGAAGAACGTTTACAGCTCATCGAAGAACGTTATGGTAAGGAGATTGCTTCACAGGAAGGTATCTGTGATAAAATGCTCAATATCGACCAGACCAGTACCAGCATGACCAGCCTTGTTCCGTATAGTAACTATTGCTTCCTCCAAGCTTATGGCGGTGGTACGGGAGCAGGCGGATGGCCTGATGAAAAAGTGGTGTACTGTTGCAATATGGGTGATAACTGGCAGGGAGATATGCAGTCTATGTACAACCAGGCACGCTACAAGCCGGCGAATGGAAAACGTAAAGGAGGTTTTGGCGCATTCTTTATCCATCGTGACTATAATGTACATGAATACAATCCCGAACCTTATTACCGGTTCCGCCAGTGTATTCAAATACAGAATCCGGCTATCCATTAA
- a CDS encoding BT_3987 domain-containing protein: MKSRKNLFYIGMFALCAIGFAACDDEETYDVYGDPFNRVYISDNSKAYKIVQTPISTVSNVDFKWPAKCSQKASGTIKATVVVDNSLIAAYNEEHGTVFEAMPAEAIVLENAEMTIPAGKMVVADTVHVKLTDDANVLSTLKSEKGYIIPLRLVSAEGPNTQLSTNMVSPSFLTVTVTEDNVNHEATEADITGTLVADQAGWSVNVLSGSGSNLDRWFDGNPQSTASISDWSNYKAAFTVDMGKSYTFGAIVAYRSTSWGEYNSISAGTKISTSDDGTNFKSAGEVTGSSKFIVFYAPLTARYIRVETASYSVNCGVFNVYAK; this comes from the coding sequence ATGAAAAGTAGAAAGAATCTATTTTATATAGGAATGTTCGCCCTCTGTGCCATCGGCTTTGCAGCTTGTGATGATGAGGAGACTTACGATGTCTATGGTGATCCGTTTAACCGGGTGTATATATCAGATAATTCCAAGGCGTACAAAATTGTACAGACCCCTATTAGTACAGTCAGCAATGTAGACTTTAAATGGCCGGCAAAATGTTCGCAGAAAGCGAGCGGTACTATAAAAGCTACGGTCGTAGTGGATAACTCTCTGATTGCTGCCTATAATGAAGAGCACGGCACTGTGTTTGAAGCTATGCCCGCCGAAGCCATCGTGTTGGAAAATGCCGAGATGACTATCCCTGCCGGGAAAATGGTAGTTGCTGACACTGTGCACGTAAAACTTACGGATGACGCTAATGTGCTTTCTACGCTTAAGAGCGAAAAAGGATACATTATTCCCTTGCGTCTGGTGTCTGCAGAAGGACCTAATACACAGTTGAGTACCAATATGGTATCACCTTCTTTCCTGACCGTTACCGTGACGGAGGACAATGTAAATCATGAGGCTACTGAGGCCGATATTACTGGAACGTTAGTAGCAGACCAGGCGGGATGGAGCGTTAATGTGTTAAGTGGTAGCGGATCAAACCTCGACAGATGGTTCGATGGAAATCCGCAATCTACTGCTTCTATTTCCGATTGGTCGAATTATAAGGCAGCTTTTACTGTGGATATGGGGAAATCTTACACCTTTGGTGCTATCGTGGCATACAGGAGTACTTCTTGGGGAGAATATAATTCCATCAGTGCCGGAACAAAGATTAGCACCAGCGATGACGGTACAAACTTCAAGAGTGCTGGAGAAGTGACCGGCAGTTCTAAATTCATCGTATTTTATGCACCGTTGACCGCACGTTATATTCGTGTGGAAACAGCCTCTTATTCTGTGAACTGTGGTGTATTTAATGTTTATGCAAAATAA
- a CDS encoding DUF1735 and LamG domain-containing protein: MKKYTLLSLLALLLCVSGCKTEPDYSDAVYMTGTLTSSNVKFLVEGQSTLGLTVTSTDKAEADVTVGVQVAPQLLESFNASTGRNCQMPPEGSYSFEAGDVIIPAGSNQSTQIKVTADADKLQEGVSYCLPVSITSVSNSDLKVMESSRTAYVMLTKVIEIKAAYLARRGYFNIPSFGNQENSPVKALGQMTLEMKVLPVSFPVGSERSANGISSLCGCEENFLFRFGDGAGNPVNKLQFVKGSIGSASHPDKKDHYESWVEKEFPTGHWLHFAAVYDGQYLRLYLDGEQIHFVETKNGGSINLSMAYDGHTWNDTFSIGRSAGNARFFDGYISECRVWNVARTSAQIEDGVCYVDPTSEGLVAYWRFDGETQDDGSVLDMTGHGHNAVPGGTVTYVDNQKCPF, translated from the coding sequence ATGAAGAAATATACACTTTTATCTTTATTGGCTTTGTTGCTCTGTGTTTCAGGCTGCAAAACCGAACCGGATTACAGTGATGCCGTATACATGACCGGCACGCTGACTTCGTCGAACGTGAAATTCTTGGTAGAGGGACAGTCCACTTTAGGATTGACTGTGACTTCCACCGATAAAGCGGAAGCCGATGTAACAGTAGGCGTACAGGTAGCTCCTCAATTACTGGAATCTTTCAATGCCTCTACCGGACGCAACTGCCAAATGCCACCGGAAGGCAGTTATAGTTTTGAAGCAGGTGATGTGATTATTCCTGCCGGATCAAACCAGTCTACGCAAATCAAGGTAACTGCTGATGCAGATAAATTGCAGGAAGGTGTTTCCTATTGCCTTCCCGTATCTATTACTTCCGTATCGAACAGTGATCTGAAGGTGATGGAAAGTTCCCGTACAGCTTATGTCATGCTCACTAAAGTGATTGAAATCAAAGCTGCTTACTTGGCACGTCGGGGATACTTTAATATTCCTTCGTTCGGTAATCAGGAGAACAGTCCGGTGAAAGCACTCGGACAGATGACATTGGAGATGAAGGTGCTTCCTGTATCCTTCCCGGTTGGTTCTGAAAGAAGTGCTAATGGTATCAGTTCGTTGTGCGGATGCGAAGAAAACTTCCTCTTCCGTTTTGGTGACGGTGCTGGTAATCCTGTGAATAAATTGCAGTTCGTGAAAGGCTCTATCGGTTCGGCTTCACATCCCGACAAGAAAGACCATTATGAATCGTGGGTAGAGAAAGAGTTTCCTACCGGCCATTGGTTGCACTTTGCTGCCGTATATGATGGTCAGTATCTTCGTCTTTATTTGGATGGTGAACAAATTCACTTCGTAGAAACCAAAAATGGCGGAAGCATAAACTTGAGTATGGCTTATGATGGACATACTTGGAATGATACATTCTCCATCGGTCGTTCAGCCGGTAATGCTCGTTTCTTTGATGGTTACATCAGTGAATGTCGTGTGTGGAACGTAGCGCGTACATCCGCACAGATTGAGGATGGCGTTTGTTATGTAGACCCAACCAGTGAAGGACTCGTAGCCTACTGGCGTTTTGACGGTGAAACGCAGGATGATGGTTCGGTGCTTGATATGACTGGACATGGACATAATGCTGTACCGGGTGGTACTGTTACTTATGTCGACAATCAGAAATGTCCGTTCTAA
- a CDS encoding glycoside hydrolase family 3 N-terminal domain-containing protein, with protein MLNRICGLLLFLGLLMVGTCVSAQLPIESYKNPQLPVEQRVADLLFRMTVEEKVGQLLCPLGWEMYEIRGETVTVSDKFKQLMKERHVGMLWATYRADPWTKKTLENGLNPALAAKAGNALQKYVMENTRLGIPIFLAEEAPHGHMAIGATVFPTGIGMAATWSPQLINEVGNAIGKEIRLQGGHISYGPVLDLTRDPRWSRVEETFGEDPVLTGGIGKAMVEGLGGGNLSQPYSTLATLKHFLAYGISESGQNGNPSFVGICELHENFLPPFRQAIDAGALSVMTSYNSMDGIPCTVNHSLLTGLLKNDWKFKGFVVSDLYSIEGIHQSHFVASTMEEAAIMALSAGVDVDLGGDAYMNIMNAVNTGRISNAVLDASVARVLRLKFEMGLFENPYVIPEKAKKEVRNDAHIALARKVAQASITLLKNDCSLLPLNKNISKVALIGPNADNCYNMLGDYTAPQEEKNVKTVLDGIRNKLSRFQVEYAKGCSIRDTLASDIEQAIAVSRRSEVIIAVVGGSSARDFKTSYKETGAAIADEKTISDMECGEGFDRATLSLLGKQKELLQVLKATGKPLIVVYIEGRPLDKTWADENADALLTAYYPGQEGGNAIADVLFGDYNPAGRLPLTVPRSVGQIPIYYNKKAPQNHDYVELSASPLYAFGYGLSYTTFEYSDLCVSSISPHSFEVSFKVKNTGKYDGEEVSQLYLRDEYASVVQPLKQLKHFERFYLKRGEVKEVKFVLSESDFALVDRDLRTVVEPGTFQIMVGSASDDIRLQTKVEIK; from the coding sequence ATGCTAAATAGAATATGTGGATTACTATTGTTTTTGGGACTGTTGATGGTGGGAACCTGTGTTTCTGCACAACTGCCAATAGAATCCTATAAAAATCCCCAACTACCGGTCGAACAACGAGTGGCAGACTTACTCTTCCGCATGACCGTGGAAGAGAAAGTCGGTCAACTTCTCTGCCCCTTAGGTTGGGAAATGTATGAAATAAGAGGAGAAACAGTCACCGTTTCCGACAAGTTCAAGCAACTGATGAAAGAACGTCATGTCGGAATGCTTTGGGCAACTTACCGTGCCGACCCGTGGACAAAGAAAACACTCGAAAATGGTCTGAATCCCGCATTGGCAGCTAAGGCTGGAAATGCCTTGCAGAAATATGTAATGGAGAATACCCGTTTGGGAATCCCCATATTCTTGGCAGAAGAAGCTCCACACGGTCATATGGCAATCGGTGCTACTGTCTTTCCGACGGGAATCGGAATGGCTGCCACTTGGTCACCTCAATTGATAAATGAAGTCGGGAACGCGATAGGAAAAGAAATCCGACTTCAGGGCGGACATATCAGCTATGGTCCCGTGCTCGACCTTACCCGTGACCCGCGTTGGTCGCGTGTAGAAGAAACGTTCGGTGAAGACCCTGTGCTGACTGGGGGGATAGGGAAAGCAATGGTTGAAGGACTGGGTGGTGGAAATCTATCCCAACCATACAGCACACTGGCTACATTGAAGCATTTTCTGGCCTATGGAATCTCGGAGAGCGGACAGAACGGAAATCCCTCTTTTGTAGGGATATGTGAGTTGCACGAGAACTTTCTTCCCCCTTTCCGGCAGGCAATTGATGCCGGAGCCTTGTCTGTCATGACTTCCTATAATTCGATGGATGGTATCCCTTGTACTGTAAATCACAGCTTGTTGACCGGACTTTTAAAGAATGACTGGAAATTTAAAGGATTTGTAGTTTCGGACTTGTATAGTATTGAAGGTATTCATCAGAGCCATTTTGTTGCATCAACCATGGAGGAAGCTGCCATCATGGCTTTATCAGCCGGAGTAGATGTAGACTTGGGAGGTGATGCATATATGAATATAATGAACGCTGTAAACACCGGTCGTATCAGTAATGCAGTGCTTGACGCATCTGTCGCCCGTGTACTCCGGTTAAAGTTTGAGATGGGATTATTTGAGAATCCTTATGTCATCCCTGAAAAAGCGAAGAAAGAAGTGCGTAATGATGCGCATATTGCTTTGGCACGTAAGGTAGCGCAAGCCTCAATCACTTTATTGAAAAACGATTGTTCACTGCTTCCGTTAAATAAGAATATTTCCAAAGTAGCATTAATAGGGCCTAATGCTGATAATTGTTACAATATGTTGGGAGACTATACTGCTCCTCAGGAAGAGAAGAATGTTAAGACCGTATTGGATGGAATTAGGAATAAGTTGTCTCGATTTCAGGTAGAATATGCGAAGGGCTGTTCCATACGTGATACTTTGGCTTCTGATATTGAACAGGCTATTGCTGTCTCCCGGCGTTCCGAAGTCATTATTGCCGTAGTCGGTGGTTCCAGCGCCCGTGATTTCAAAACCAGTTATAAAGAAACAGGTGCGGCCATTGCCGACGAAAAGACGATCAGTGATATGGAATGTGGTGAAGGGTTTGACCGCGCAACGCTTTCTTTGTTGGGAAAACAGAAAGAATTGCTCCAAGTCTTGAAAGCTACGGGGAAACCGTTGATTGTAGTATATATCGAAGGCCGCCCTTTGGATAAAACTTGGGCTGATGAAAACGCCGATGCTCTGTTGACAGCCTACTATCCGGGACAAGAAGGCGGAAATGCCATCGCTGATGTCCTGTTCGGAGATTATAACCCGGCAGGAAGATTACCGCTGACAGTTCCCCGTTCGGTAGGGCAGATTCCCATTTATTACAACAAGAAAGCACCTCAGAACCACGATTATGTAGAACTGTCCGCTTCTCCGCTTTATGCTTTCGGATATGGGCTGAGTTATACAACTTTCGAATATTCGGATTTATGTGTATCATCCATATCCCCTCATTCTTTTGAAGTTTCATTCAAGGTCAAGAATACCGGGAAATATGATGGCGAAGAAGTATCCCAGCTTTATTTGAGAGATGAATACGCTTCGGTAGTGCAACCGCTAAAGCAGTTGAAACATTTCGAACGCTTTTATTTAAAGCGTGGAGAGGTTAAGGAAGTGAAGTTCGTTTTGTCTGAAAGTGATTTTGCATTGGTAGACCGGGATTTAAGAACAGTAGTAGAACCGGGGACTTTTCAGATAATGGTTGGTTCTGCTTCCGATGACATCAGACTGCAAACAAAAGTGGAGATAAAATAG
- a CDS encoding sigma-54-dependent transcriptional regulator, with protein MMKAILIVEDDITFGMMLKTWLGKKGFEVSSVSNIARARKHIESQTVDLVLSDLRLPDYEGIDLLKWMNEREINIPLIIMTGYADIQSAVLAMKLGARDYIAKPVNPEELLKKISEALQAESNPAAAHSATRNSSHPKKGASNSQGTSETHHSYLEGESDAAKQLYNYVGLVAPTNMSVLINGSSGTGKEYVAHRIHQLSKRSDKPFIAVDCGSIPKELAASEFFGHVKGSFTGALTDKTGAFVAANGGTIFLDEIGNLSYEVQIQLLRALQERKIRPVGSTQEISVDIRLVSATNENLEQAIEKGTFREDLYHRINEFTLRMPDLKERKEDILLFANFFLDQANKELDKHLIGFDTKASQALLSYHWPGNIRQMKNIVKRATLLAQGSFITLLELGTELFEVPTTNTASMALRNEETEKEHILEALRQTGNNKSKAAQLLDIDRKTLYNKLRLYNIDL; from the coding sequence ATGATGAAAGCCATATTAATAGTCGAAGATGATATAACTTTTGGAATGATGCTCAAAACCTGGTTAGGTAAAAAAGGGTTTGAGGTGTCGTCAGTGAGTAATATTGCGCGTGCCCGGAAGCATATCGAAAGTCAGACTGTTGACCTGGTATTATCAGATTTACGGTTGCCCGATTATGAGGGTATTGATTTGTTGAAATGGATGAATGAACGGGAGATAAATATTCCGTTGATTATCATGACAGGATATGCGGATATTCAATCTGCCGTGCTGGCGATGAAACTCGGAGCACGGGATTATATCGCCAAACCTGTGAATCCGGAAGAGTTGTTGAAGAAAATATCCGAGGCTTTGCAGGCGGAAAGCAATCCGGCTGCTGCTCATTCCGCTACCAGAAATTCTTCTCATCCAAAAAAGGGCGCTTCTAATTCACAAGGCACTTCCGAAACTCACCATTCTTATCTGGAAGGGGAAAGTGATGCTGCCAAGCAGCTTTACAATTATGTCGGGCTGGTGGCGCCGACCAATATGTCCGTACTTATCAATGGCTCCAGCGGAACGGGAAAAGAATATGTGGCGCATCGTATCCATCAACTCAGCAAGAGAAGCGACAAGCCGTTCATTGCGGTAGATTGCGGCTCTATCCCCAAAGAACTGGCAGCTTCCGAGTTTTTCGGCCATGTGAAAGGTTCTTTTACGGGTGCATTGACTGATAAAACGGGAGCTTTCGTCGCAGCCAACGGCGGTACTATCTTTTTGGATGAAATCGGAAATCTTAGTTATGAGGTACAGATTCAACTGCTCCGTGCCCTGCAAGAGAGAAAGATACGTCCGGTCGGCTCTACACAGGAAATATCCGTGGATATTCGCCTGGTATCCGCCACCAACGAGAATTTAGAGCAAGCGATTGAAAAGGGAACGTTCCGCGAGGACCTTTATCACCGTATCAATGAGTTCACATTGCGGATGCCTGATTTGAAAGAACGAAAAGAAGATATTCTGCTCTTTGCCAACTTCTTCCTCGACCAGGCGAACAAGGAACTGGACAAGCATCTGATTGGTTTTGACACAAAGGCATCACAGGCTTTGCTGAGTTATCATTGGCCGGGAAATATACGGCAGATGAAGAATATCGTCAAAAGAGCGACTTTATTGGCGCAGGGTAGTTTTATTACTTTATTGGAACTGGGAACTGAACTGTTCGAAGTTCCAACAACGAATACCGCAAGTATGGCGCTTCGCAATGAAGAGACTGAAAAAGAACATATTCTGGAAGCGTTGCGCCAGACCGGGAATAATAAGAGCAAGGCTGCACAGTTATTGGATATTGACCGGAAGACTTTATATAATAAGCTGAGGTTGTATAATATTGACTTGTAG
- a CDS encoding peptidylprolyl isomerase: protein MKKIVLILLTISFCGLTSCKTGTKKGGDMDKETLVKIETTAGDIKVKLYNETPKHRDNFIKLVKDGVYEGTLFHRVIKDFMIQAGDPDSKNAPKGKMLGSGDVGYTIPAEFVYPKYFHKKGALSAARQGDNVNPKKESSGCQFYIVTGKVYNDSTLLGMESQMNENKINVIFNNLAQKHMKEIYKMRKENDENGLYDLQEKLFAEAQELSAKEPEFHFTPEQIEAYTTVGGTPHLDGEYTVFGEVVEGMDIVDKIQKVKTDRSDRPEEDVKIIKATILD from the coding sequence ATGAAAAAGATTGTATTGATATTATTAACTATATCGTTTTGCGGATTAACTTCCTGCAAAACCGGAACAAAAAAAGGAGGAGACATGGATAAAGAGACATTGGTAAAGATTGAAACAACTGCCGGAGACATCAAAGTGAAGTTGTACAATGAGACACCAAAGCATCGTGATAATTTTATCAAACTGGTGAAAGACGGAGTATATGAAGGAACATTGTTCCATCGTGTCATCAAAGACTTCATGATTCAGGCAGGCGACCCGGATTCGAAGAATGCACCAAAAGGAAAAATGCTGGGCAGCGGTGATGTCGGTTACACCATTCCGGCTGAATTCGTATATCCGAAGTATTTCCATAAGAAAGGCGCCCTGTCGGCAGCCCGTCAGGGAGACAATGTGAACCCGAAGAAAGAATCTTCCGGTTGCCAGTTCTATATCGTGACAGGTAAAGTCTACAATGACTCCACATTGCTCGGCATGGAAAGCCAGATGAATGAAAATAAAATCAACGTTATTTTCAACAACCTGGCGCAGAAGCACATGAAGGAAATCTATAAGATGCGTAAGGAAAACGACGAAAACGGTCTTTACGACTTGCAGGAAAAACTGTTTGCAGAGGCACAGGAGTTGTCGGCTAAAGAACCGGAATTCCACTTCACCCCTGAACAGATTGAAGCATACACTACCGTAGGCGGCACTCCGCATCTGGACGGTGAATATACCGTATTCGGCGAAGTAGTGGAAGGTATGGATATTGTAGATAAAATCCAGAAGGTAAAGACAGACCGTAGCGACCGTCCCGAAGAAGATGTAAAGATAATAAAAGCGACAATACTTGACTAA
- a CDS encoding M16 family metallopeptidase, which translates to MKINRHILDNGLRLVHSQDESTQMVALNILYNVGARDEHPEHTGFAHLFEHLMFGGSVNIPDYDMPLQLASGENNAWTNNDITNYYLTVPRQNVETGFWLESDRMLSLDFSERSLEVQRGVVMEEFKQRCLNQPYGDVGHLLRPLAYQAHPYQWPTIGKDLSHIANATLEEVKAFFFRFYAPNNAILSVTGNITFEEAVSLTEKWFGPIPRREVPQRNLPQEPEQTEERRLTVERNVPLDALFMAFHMCSHRHPDYYAFDILSDILSNGRSSRLSQRLVQERQLFSSIDAYISGSVDAGLFHISGKPSAGVTLEQAEAAVREELDRLQQEPVSEQELEKVKNKFESTQIFGNINYLNVATNLAWFELLGQAEDMEEEVDRYRSVTAEQLQTVAQSAFRKENGVVLYYKSRA; encoded by the coding sequence ATGAAAATCAACAGGCATATTCTTGACAATGGGTTGCGTTTGGTACATTCGCAGGACGAAAGTACGCAGATGGTGGCCCTTAATATATTATATAATGTGGGAGCTCGTGACGAACACCCCGAACATACCGGCTTTGCCCATCTGTTTGAACACTTGATGTTCGGCGGCTCGGTGAATATTCCCGATTATGATATGCCGCTTCAACTGGCAAGTGGCGAGAATAATGCCTGGACGAACAATGATATCACCAATTACTACCTCACTGTACCTCGCCAGAACGTGGAAACCGGCTTTTGGCTCGAATCCGACCGTATGCTGAGTCTTGATTTCAGCGAACGGAGCCTGGAAGTACAGCGGGGAGTAGTAATGGAAGAATTCAAGCAACGCTGTCTGAACCAGCCTTATGGAGACGTAGGACATCTTCTCCGTCCCCTGGCTTATCAGGCGCATCCCTATCAGTGGCCTACCATCGGCAAAGACCTGTCGCATATCGCCAACGCGACACTGGAAGAAGTAAAAGCATTCTTCTTCCGTTTTTATGCCCCGAACAATGCGATTCTGTCCGTAACCGGTAATATCACTTTCGAAGAAGCCGTATCGCTGACAGAAAAATGGTTCGGCCCTATTCCCCGCCGGGAAGTTCCCCAACGGAACCTTCCGCAGGAACCGGAACAGACGGAAGAACGCCGATTGACGGTAGAACGGAATGTTCCCCTCGACGCCTTGTTCATGGCTTTTCATATGTGCAGTCATCGGCATCCGGATTATTATGCCTTTGATATTCTGTCGGATATATTGAGCAACGGACGGTCCAGTCGCTTGAGCCAGCGCCTTGTACAAGAGAGACAACTGTTTTCGAGCATTGATGCTTATATCTCCGGTAGTGTGGATGCGGGATTATTCCATATTTCCGGCAAGCCTTCGGCAGGTGTTACCCTCGAACAGGCGGAAGCGGCAGTGCGCGAAGAACTCGACCGCTTGCAACAGGAACCTGTCAGCGAACAGGAACTGGAGAAAGTAAAAAACAAATTTGAGTCTACACAGATATTCGGTAATATTAATTATCTGAATGTAGCGACCAACCTTGCCTGGTTCGAATTGTTGGGACAAGCAGAAGACATGGAAGAAGAAGTAGACCGTTATCGCTCCGTCACCGCCGAGCAGTTGCAGACTGTAGCCCAATCGGCTTTCCGGAAAGAGAACGGGGTTGTACTCTATTATAAAAGTAGGGCGTAG
- a CDS encoding MATE family efflux transporter translates to MKRLFDIYKDHYKALIYLGLPIVIGQIGVIVLGFADTLMIGHHSTVELGAASFVNNVFNLAIIFSTGFSYGLTPIVGGLYGTHQYAPAGQALRNSLLANLMVALLLTVCMTILFLNIEHLGQPDELIPLIKPYYLVLLASLVFVMLFNGFKQFTDGITDTKTAMWILLGGNVLNIIGNYILIYGKLGFPELGLLGAGISTLFSRIVMVIVFIIIFVRSSRFIRYKVGFLRLGWSRAIFGRLNGLGWPVAFQMGMETASFSLSAIMIGWLGTIALASHQVMLAISQFTFMMYYGMGAAVAVRVSNFKGQNDIINVRRSAYAGFHLMMTLGVVLSFIVFLCRNHLGSWFTDSLEVAAMVTSLIFPFLVYQFGDGLQITFANALRGISDVKLMMIIAFIAYFIISLPVGYFCGFVMEWGVVGVWMAFPFGLTSAGLMLWWRFHYMTKLPVPRANT, encoded by the coding sequence ATGAAGAGACTATTTGATATATATAAGGATCATTATAAAGCACTGATTTATCTAGGATTACCTATTGTCATCGGACAGATAGGCGTTATAGTACTCGGATTTGCCGATACATTAATGATTGGGCATCATAGCACGGTAGAGCTGGGCGCGGCATCTTTCGTGAATAATGTGTTTAATCTAGCTATCATTTTCAGTACCGGATTCTCGTACGGACTGACTCCCATCGTAGGCGGTCTGTACGGCACCCATCAATATGCCCCTGCCGGACAAGCCCTGCGCAACAGTCTGCTGGCAAACTTGATGGTCGCCCTTCTGCTGACTGTCTGCATGACTATTCTTTTCCTAAACATAGAACATCTCGGACAACCGGACGAATTGATTCCCTTGATTAAACCTTACTACCTGGTGTTGCTTGCTTCCCTGGTGTTCGTCATGCTTTTTAATGGATTCAAGCAATTTACAGACGGAATCACGGATACCAAAACCGCCATGTGGATACTCTTGGGTGGAAATGTCTTGAACATCATCGGCAATTATATCTTGATTTACGGAAAACTTGGCTTCCCCGAACTCGGCTTGTTGGGAGCAGGTATCAGCACCCTGTTTTCACGTATCGTAATGGTGATTGTATTTATCATCATCTTTGTACGCAGCTCGCGTTTCATCCGCTATAAAGTCGGTTTTCTCCGGCTGGGATGGTCACGCGCCATCTTTGGCCGTTTGAACGGACTCGGATGGCCGGTCGCCTTCCAGATGGGAATGGAGACAGCTTCTTTCAGCCTGAGTGCCATCATGATTGGTTGGCTGGGCACGATTGCTTTGGCTTCCCACCAGGTCATGCTGGCAATCTCTCAATTTACCTTTATGATGTATTACGGGATGGGCGCTGCCGTAGCTGTCCGTGTCAGCAACTTCAAAGGACAGAATGATATAATCAATGTGCGCCGTTCCGCCTATGCCGGTTTTCACTTGATGATGACATTGGGGGTGGTACTCTCCTTTATCGTCTTTCTTTGCCGCAATCACTTGGGGAGTTGGTTTACCGACAGCCTGGAAGTAGCTGCCATGGTTACTTCTCTCATATTCCCTTTCCTCGTCTATCAGTTTGGCGACGGATTGCAGATAACTTTTGCCAACGCTCTGCGTGGAATCTCGGATGTGAAACTGATGATGATCATCGCCTTTATAGCATACTTTATCATCTCCCTTCCCGTAGGTTACTTCTGCGGTTTCGTGATGGAATGGGGAGTAGTAGGTGTTTGGATGGCGTTCCCTTTCGGACTGACAAGTGCGGGATTAATGCTTTGGTGGCGTTTCCACTATATGACGAAACTCCCCGTTCCCCGAGCTAATACTTAA